The following are from one region of the Anabas testudineus chromosome 2, fAnaTes1.2, whole genome shotgun sequence genome:
- the sox17 gene encoding transcription factor SOX-17, translated as MSSPDAGYASDDQTQARCTMSVMMPGMGHCQWADPLSPLGDTKVKNEPCASSSGSQNRGKSEPRIRRPMNAFMVWAKDERKRLAQQNPDLHNAELSKMLGKSWKALPVTEKQPFVEEAERLRVQHMQDHPNYKYRPRRRKQVKRIKRLDSGFLVHSVSEHQASMPGDGRVCVESLGLGYHEHGFQLPPQPLSHYRDAQALGGPSYETYSLPTPDTSPLDAVESDSMFFPPHSQEDCHMMPAYAYHSQAAEYQPHDPLSNHHSNPILHRHPASAPEQPPQPATLPPSYMGCPNPLAMYYTQHCSPSQPKRHPGGAGQLSPPPDSHPHSADSVEQMHHSELLAEVDRNEFEQYLSSSSARADVTGLPYGPHETGMQGPESLISSVLSDASTAVYYCSYNNS; from the exons ATGAGTAGTCCCGATGCGGGTTACGCCAGCGACGATCAGACCCAGGCAAGGTGTACGATGTCAGTCATGATGCCTGGAATGGGACACTGTCAGTGGGCCGACCCTCTCAGTCCTCTCGGGGACACGAAAGTGAAAAACGAGCCGTGTGCGTCCAGCTCCGGGAGCCAGAATCGTGGAAAGAGCGAACCGCGGATCCGACGGCCAATGAACGCGTTCATGGTCTGGGCGAAGGATGAGCGCAAGAGACTGGCTCAGCAAAACCCGGACTTACACAACGCGGAGCTGAGCAAAATGCTGG GGAAATCATGGAAAGCTCTTCCTGTCACAGAAAAGCAGCCCTTTGTGGAAGAGGCCGAGCGGCTGCGGGTTCAGCACATGCAGGATCACCCCAACTACAAATACCGTCCCCGGCGGCGGAAGCAGGTGAAGAGGATTAAGAGGCTGGACTCTGGATTTCTGGTCCACAGCGTGTCCGAGCACCAGGCCTCGATGCCCGGGGACGGCAGAGTGTGCGTAGAGAGTCTGGGCTTGGGCTACCACGAGCACGGCTTCCAGCTTCCTCCACAGCCGCTCAGTCACTACCGGGATGCTCAGGCTCTCGGGGGCCCGTCTTATGAAACCTACAGCCTCCCCACGCCTGACACCTCTCCCCTGGACGCCGTGGAGTCAGACTCCATGTTCTTCCCTCCACATTCACAAGAGGACTGCCACATGATGCCTGCATACGCTTACCACTCCCAGGCGGCAGAGTACCAGCCCCACGACCCCCTCTCCAACCACCACAGCAACCCCATCCTGCACCGACACCCTGCCTCAGCTCCAGAGCAGCCCCCTCAGCCTGCCACTCTTCCCCCTTCCTACATGGGATGCCCCAACCCTCTGGCCATGTATTACACCCAGCACTGCAGCCCCAGTCAACCCAAACGGCACCCTGGTGGGGCAGGACAGCTCTCCCCACCTCCTGACTCCCACCCTCACTCCGCAGACAGCGTGGAGCAGATGCACCACTCTGAGCTGCTAGCCGAGGTGGACCGCAACGAGTTTGAGCAGTATTTGAGTTCCTCTTCAGCGCGTGCGGACGTGACAGGCTTGCCGTACGGGCCACACGAGACTGGCATGCAAGGACCTGAAAGCCTCATTTCATCGGTGCTGTCAGACGCCAGCAcagctgtgtattactgtagcTACAACAACTCCTAA
- the sox32 gene encoding SRY-box transcription factor 32, with product MTAAFSTFQTSSPVVTMRFSHDPASFQLCASSAMFDSEDSGSADGDQVMEMRSPCSGPSSPLSVNSDSSCASPEGQSTSAQQRVRRPLNAFIIWTKEERRRLAQLNPDLENTDLSKILGKTWKAMSLAEKRPYMQEAERLRVQHTIDYPNYKYRPRRRKQLKKSSKPPSTEASLPPLCSSHFSMPYNLTYLLQNQQHTFPNSFPSSPAGFTPLHISYPNTPVFPDTAAAADTFSHKPTMYPNPTTYHEEAQLYFGAQERHTQYDFSAGPHVEQEEPRIYGSPLCPAGPSLEFYLEQVQLDMLYDLDRSEFEQYLGPPQHRPESVDPSSYREGRSLS from the exons ATGACAGCGGCCTTCAGCACATTTCAAACATCATCACCCGTCGTGACCATGCGTTTCAGCCACGACCCCGCTTCTTTCCAGCTGTGCGCCTCCAGCGCCATGTTCGACAGCGAAGATTCCGGTTCCGCGGACGGGGATCAGGTGATGGAGATGCGCTCCCCGTGTTCAGGGCCTTCCAGCCCGTTGTCCGTGAATTCGGACTCTAGCTGCGCCAGCCCCGAGGGCCAGTCCACCTCAGCACAGCAGAGAGTGAGGAGGCCCTTGAACGCCTTCATCATCTGGACCAAAGAAGAGCGCAGGCGGCTGGCGCAGCTCAACCCAGACCTGGAGAACACGGATCTGAGCAAAATACTAG GAAAAACATGGAAGGCCATGTCCTTGGCAGAGAAGCGCCCATACATGCAGGAGGCCGAGCGTCTCCGGGTCCAGCACACCATCGACTATCCCAACTACAAGTACAGGCCCCgcaggaggaagcagctgaagaAGAGCTCCAAGCCCCCGAGCACAGAGGCGTCTCTCCCCCCTCTTTGCAGCTCACACTTCTCCATGCCTTACAACCTCACCTACCTGCTCCAGAACCAGCAGCACACCTTCCCGAACAGTTTCCCCAGCTCTCCAGCTGGCTTCACCCCTCTGCACATCAGCTACCCAAACACTCCTGTGTTcccagacacagcagcagcagcagacacttTCTCACACAAGCCCACCATGTACCCAAACCCAACTACATACCATGAAGAGGCTCAGTTGTACTTTGGTGCTCAGGAGAGACACACGCAGTACGATTTCTCTGCAGGTCCCCACGTGGAGCAGGAAGAGCCCAGGATTTACGGGAGCCCACTGTGCCCCGCTGGGCCCTCCCTAGAGTTTTACCTAGAACAAGTTCAGCTGGACATGCTGTATGATCTGGACCGCAGCGAGTTTGAGCAGTACCTGGGTCCTCCTCAACATAGACCTGAGTCCGTGGATCCCAGCAGCTACAGGGAGGGACGCTCGCTGTCATAA